The Plasmodium berghei ANKA genome assembly, chromosome: 12 genome contains a region encoding:
- a CDS encoding apicoplast TIC22 protein, putative, which yields MYFLFLLFMFNVLVEGIKINNSFKGDGNILTGNKLILKRSLIGNNLYMVKNRMNIFFWKKKYYERPIDEKLSVIPVYIITTNNNSPYIFNEQDRQICYMFLCPNDAENMLNEIIKSNGMQNRNNIKVYNIGMQKAYELIKECMHLKKLESHNSDIKNNIVYWKLVSSKRQAENALVFLSYKKKSELVFPVFYVDGFYISKDRANIIPLFFDIEDLRDALNKKGLKNYKIKVLNFVDLIFSENHKPFGFVPSSKSLEYLDKLNKLGTRKSYF from the exons atgtatttcctttttttgttGTTCATGTTTAATGTGTTAGTAGAAGgtataaaaattaacaatagTTTTAAGGGGGatggaaatatattaacaggaaataaattaatattaaaaagaaGCTTAATTggaaataatttgtatatgGTCAAAAATcgaatgaatatatttttttggaaaaaaaaatattatgaaagaCCTATAGATGAAAAATTAAGTGTGATTcctgtatatataataactactaataataattctcCATACATATTTAATGAACAAGACAGGCAAATATGTTATATGTTTTTGTGTCCAAATGACGCCgaaaatatgttaaacgaaattataaaaagtaaTGGAATGCAGAATCGAAATAACATAAAGGTATATAATATAGGCATGCAAAAGGCATACGAGTTAATAAAGGAATGTatgcatttaaaaaaattggaaaGCCATAATagtgatataaaaaataatattgtttaCTGGAAATTGGTATCATCAAAAAGACAGGCGGAGAATGctcttgtttttttatcatataaaaaaaaaagcgaATTAGTATTTCCTGTTTTTTATGTAGATGGATTTTATATAAGTAAAGATCGAGCAAATATTATTCCTTTGTTTTTTGATATAGAAGATTTAAGAGATGcattaaacaaaaaaggattaaaaaattataaaattaaagtGCTTAATTTCGTTGACTTGATATTCTCG gaGAATCACAAGCCGTTTGGTTTTGTTCCCAGTTCCAAAAGTTTAGAGTATTTGGATAAGTTGAACAAATTGGGTACAAGAAAGTCATATTTTTAg
- a CDS encoding cell cycle regulator protein, putative, translating into MKGFCVDNISSQNLMKSSVQRSIKATILKQYPKLENFIDDIFPKKGPIFLGKCTNHVTIIIGNNEVLFFQIRNGPWMPNLRLVHTYPFLMPQIQVDKGAIKHVLRGSNVMCPGVTSPGGKLDDVEANTVVQIRAEDKEHACAVGIATMSSKEIIEINKNMCIENIHYLNDGLWNCKLNDK; encoded by the exons ATGAAAGGATTTTGTGTGGATAACATTTCGTCGCAAAATTTGATGAAATCCTCTGTACAAAGGAGTATCAAAGCAACG aTATTAAAGCAATATCCAAAATTggaaaattttattgatGATATATTTCCTAAAAAAGGGCCAATATTTTTAGGGAAatg CACAAACCATGTAACTATAATAATTGGAAATAATGAAgtgcttttttttcaaatacgAAATGGACCTTGGATGCCAAACTTGAGGCTAGTCCACACAT atcCATTTTTAATGCCACAAATACAAGTTGATAAAGGTGCAATAAAACATGTATTAAGGGGCTCAAATGTAATGTGCCCTGGAGTAACTTCCCCAGGTGGCAAATTAGACGATGTCGAAGCAAATACCGTTGTG CAAATTCGAGCTGAAGATAAAGAGCATGCTTGTGCAGTAGGAATAGCAACTATGTCATCAAAAGAAAT aattgaaataaataaaaatatgtgtatTGAGAATATTCATTACCTGAATGACGGATTGTGGAATTGCAAACTGAATGACAAATAA
- a CDS encoding heptatricopeptide repeat-containing protein, putative, translated as MKRMHLLKKIKYEIIPNIKNNNKSYYFYSTVKRRFGELYQPKTRYEKKKHLEIINEVYFDMTDAMNEKNKLEIEEYKNVDKNISEIILNHTISKKNEVIRNIMKYCIEISCREKKGKYEKTAHVNHNNSNGLSDAIKYPGGINKKQQFEEDILNVIKTGVMEYSSQFNSCDIGILLKCFIKIKVDDINLINTLFHYFFKRNMKFSQYGSLYVLNAFAKFNLLPKHENYFKLLSSHILQKLDKFDFKNIPLICNYSSSLYSYDKEYITNFIEQICNFLTSNKYIIICANDNKISLPPDQTESNNIIPSLNNSNSSVNQLDQLWSVDSIHYVMNALARVNYLKKNLFVFFKVLIEKKVAFFSIDQLVSLTNAFSKFKNAEESNFLSLYLLIAEQIINKSYLLKPRHLSVLANSFNNACILHQKLFQVISENSLAQINLFEPKQIIMIIHSYVNIGLGNNILLKSIWNYAILFINEYTIQELSMLLQAYTKSSQYIEHFINQISQQISQFFKKTYPFLFESYDNILYDRQKYINLYIEFKNNQKNISANITNKYISLSFYLIYNYPNYISFIGTLKDNKTKKKNLSDMSTLIDEYKSDNSIKTDNLVTDLKQNAEIKNTNTFQNSQCTFNSFQTYSEAIDSIQINNTYIKDKCINKNNDKTTYLNEIDTSHYFLGIEKAEKYLIKHMSKYINSTLVCSIIYSLIKGNCLLEYELLISLSKLAIIYLKIFKFSELANVCFALSLAYVRSSEENNKQVELISQFTKKKNASILEDSHKEDLHPGTAEMYNDQIYNLSKEFLNISKSFFDHAETYLLKKKNTFTDVYSIYKFITSFGELRMNQYSTVSLHLFKLYIMEIKNLSYLPLQKITDSFMQMNVYNEDIYAFIKKIQKMKKKNETKIHPINK; from the exons atgaaaagaatgcatcttttgaaaaaaataaaatatgagaTAATtccaaatataaaaaataataataaaagctACTACTTTTATAGCACAGTAAAAAGACGATTTGGAGAATTATATCAACCAAAAACAcgatatgaaaaaaaaaaacatttagAAATTATTAACGAAGTTTATTTTGATATGACTGATGCTatgaatgaaaaaaataaattagaaatagaagaatataaaaatgttgataaaaatatttctgaaattatattaaatcatactatatcgaaaaaaaatgaagtcATTCGAAACATTATGAAATATTGTATAGAAATTAGTTGTAGGGagaaaaaaggaaaatatgaaaaaacgGCACACGTCAAccataataatagtaacgGACTGAGTGATGCAATCAAATATCCTGGgggtataaataaaaaacagcAATTTGAAGAAgatattttaaatgttataaaaacTGGTGTAATGGAATATAGTAGTCAATTTAATTCATGCGATATAGGAATTTTActaaaatgttttattaaaattaaggTTGATGATATAAACCTTATCAATACTTTATTTcattacttttttaaaagaaatatgaAATTCTCACAGTATGGCTCATTGTATGTTTTAAATGCATTTgcaaaatttaatttattaccAAAGCacgaaaattattttaaattgttatcttcacatatattacaaaaattgGACAAATTTGactttaaaaatattccttTAATATGTAATTATTCCTCTTCTTTATACTCGTATGACAAAGAATACATAACCAACTTTATTGAGCAAATTtgcaattttttaacatcaaataaatatattattatatgtgcaaatgataataaaatatctcTTCCTCCGGATCAAACCGAATCAAACAATATAATTCCTAGCCTTAACAATTCTAATTCTAGCGTAAATCAACTTGACCAACTTTGGTCTGTTGATTCAATACACTACGTTATGAATGCATTAGCCAGagttaattatttaaaaaaaaatttatttgtttttttcaaagttttaatagaaaaaaaagtagcttttttttcaatagaTCAATTAGTATCTTTAACCAATGCATTTagtaaatttaaaaatgcagaagaatcaaattttttgtctttatatttattaatagctgaacaaattataaataaatcatatCTACTTAAACCTAGACACTTAAGCGTTTTAGCtaattcatttaataaCGCATGCATACTACACCAAAAACTTTTTCAAGTTATATCAGAAAACAGTTTAGCGCAAATCAATTTATTTGAACCcaaacaaataattatgattatACATTCCTATGTAAATATAGGACtaggaaataatatattacttAAATCTATTTGGAACTAtgcaattttatttataaatgaatatacaaTACAAGAACTATCTATGTTATTACAGGCATATACTAAAAGCTCACAATATATTGAGCATTTTATAAATCAAATAAGTCAACAAATTTCTcaattctttaaaaaaacttatCCATTTCTATTTGAGAGCTACGACAATATACTATATGATcgtcaaaaatatattaatttatatatagaatttaaaaataatcaaaaaaatatctcCGCAAACATaacaaacaaatatatttctttatccttttatctaatatataattaccCTAATTATATTAGTTTTATAGGCACtttaaaagataataaaacaaaaaaaaaaaacctAAGCGATATGAGCACACTGATAgatgaatataaaagtGATAATTCTATTAAAACCGATAATTTAGTAACTGATCTCAAACAAAATGCTGAGATAAAAAACACCAATACCTTCCAAAATTCACAATGTACCTTTAACTCATTTCAAACATATTCTGAGGCTATTGATAGTATTCAAATTAATAACACCtatataaaagataaatgtattaataaaaacaacGATAAAACTACTTATTTAAACGAAATAGATACAAGTCACTATTTTTTAGGCATTGAAAAAgctgaaaaatatttaattaagcATATgagtaaatatataaattcaaCTTTAGTTTGttcaataatatattcacTAATTAAAGGTAATTGCTTATTAGAATATGAATTACTAATTTCTTTATCTAAATTAgcaattatttatttgaaaatttttaaattttctgaACTTGCCAATGTATGTTTTGCATTATCACTTGCATATGTTCGCTCAtcagaagaaaataataagcaAGTTGAATTGATATCgcaatttacaaaaaaaaaaaatgctagCATTTTAGAGGATTCACATAAGGAGGATTTACATCCTGGCACCGCAGAAATGTACAATgatcaaatttataatttatctaaagaatttttaaatatttcaaaatctTTTTTTGATCATGCTGAaacttatttattaaaaaaaaaaaatacattcaCAGATGTctatagtatatataaatttataacatCGTTCGGAGAATTAAGGATGAATCAATATTCTACTGTATCACTACATCTGTttaagttatatataatggagattaaaaatttatcatatttgcCTCTTCAAAAAAtc ACGGACTCTTTTATGCAAATGAATGTATATAACGAAGATATCTATgcattcataaaaaaaatacaaaaaatgaagaaaaaaaatgaaaccAAAATACACCctataaacaaataa
- a CDS encoding RING zinc finger protein, putative, with translation MVEEGNTTHTYFGRIYKNVSNYVNSYMTASDQEMQNNTDPIMDIITTAPSDSLYFIERINLISAIISISTSFPYLTYLFIYWNDCSCNDILRWWIVINSILQLLQAPIRFFLYLLLRKYKLENERMHIEALRRLTSSKGWKLSKRFSLLNYLWFITGTVVMVATRKHTKNYYLWFISWTIILSCIFRVFFTIIWFCFFFPYHQNIPKKKKGVPKAFLAEIPTFKYSSDRKLKNESCSICLSDFVEKDEIFEFRCMHNFHTKCAKKWLSQRRQCPLCQRDVMKLD, from the exons ATGGTAGAAGAAGGAAATACCACTCATACATATTTCggaagaatatataaaaatgtgtcTAAT tatgTCAACAGCTATATGACAGCATCTGACCAAGAGATGCAAAACAATACCGATCCAATAATGGACATAATTACTACGGCCCCTAGTGactctttatattttattgaaaGAATAAATCTCATATCAGCTATTATAAGTATAAGTACATCATTTCCATActtaacatatttatttatttattggaATGACTGCTCATGCAACGATATATTAAGATGGTGGATTGTTATTAATAGTATATTACAACTACTACAAGCCCCAATCCgatttttcttatatttattactaagaaaatataagcTTGAAAACGAAAGGATGCACATTGAAGC GTTACGAAGACTTACTAGCTCAAAGGGATGGAAACTCAGTAAAAGATTCagtttattaaattatttgtgGTTTATAACAGGAACTGTTGTAATGGTGGCCACAAGAAAacatacaaaaaattattatttatggtTCATTTCGTGGactattatattatcatgCATATTTAGAGTATTCTTTACAATAATATGGTTTTGCTTTTTCTTTCCATATCATCAAAATATAcctaaaaagaaaaagggAGTTCCCAAAGCATTTTTGGCTGAAATTCCtacatttaaatattcatcagatagaaaattaaaaaatgaatcatGTTCTATTTGTCTATCTGATTTTGTTGAAAAAGATGaaatttttgaatttaGATGCATGCACAATTTCCATACTAAATGTGCGAAAAAGTGGCTATCACAAAGAAGGCAATGCCCTCTATGCCAAAGGGATGTTATGAAATTAGATTAG
- a CDS encoding SNARE protein, putative, which translates to MDIWDTDYEKTIETGKEIKKILRKNENDRKRAKNRAILRGKIAEFNQNMKFLIHQLNNNYIKNDIRYKSNEEKYMSKVEFLETMKKDILDLYEEYGTNNESNISYNITMDFVNNFDSRNGSYINEINREELMLKQHNIMRLQDEQLEFLEGTTQNLKSISYNINNEIQVHNEILDDIDRDMDETSDLLDRNSNIFTRITNNTSNYYLYMLICLLTVTLFFFIIIL; encoded by the exons ATGGATATATGGGATACCGATTATGAAAAAACCATTGAAACAGgaaaagaaattaaaaaaatattgagaaaaaatgaaaatgatcGAAAAAGGGCTAAAAATAGAGCAATATTGAGAGGGAAAATAGCCGAATTTAATcaaaatatgaaatttttaatacaccaattaaacaataattatataaaaaatgatataagaTATAAATCAAATGAAGAGAAATATATGAGTAAAGTAGAGTTCCTAGAAACAATgaaaaaagatatattagACCTGTACGAAGAATATGGAACGAATAATGAATCG AACATTTCGTATAACATAACGATGgattttgtaaataattttgatagCAGAAATGGgtcatatataaatgaaataaacaGAGAAGAGTTAATGTTAAAACAACATAATATAATGAGATTACAAGATGAACAACTCGAATTTCTTGAAGGAACAAcacaaaatttaaaaagtattagctataatataaataacgaAATACAAGTgcataatgaaatattagaTGATATAGATAGAGATATGGATGAAACAAGTGATTTATTGGATAGGAATAGTAACATTTTTACTAGAATTACTAACAACACGagtaattattatttatatatgttaatttgtttattaacAGTTAcacttttcttttttatcataatacTATAG
- a CDS encoding phosphoenolpyruvate/phosphate translocator, giving the protein MNMLIKSVVIAFVINIQIHIAKCMKHEKNAYFSNSPINFQYNTINEFSKNKKLKTNAQKTHNFNKIPLFINNYKTAYEKINRSNENSSNIRNIHKYSVEKRKIVLNAKNNQQNEGKFVLFNNSGKNSTGNYGNKNYERNKNANDISNNGGRNDGNVGNAENALTNNTNIIKETSGGTKDGILNNIIEGGKTISLLSLWYVCNIFYNIENKKALNIINLPITLSVLQIYIGLPLFLIPWFLKLKNKPELFYDENEMKKISQSDRNFIMKGFQRYILFLKKYSSIMKQSIYHGYTHLLSVIAMGAGAISFVHIVKALGPLFAAFFSFALTNTRMSIYTYSSLIPIVLGVSLASIKELSFTYKALYSTLVANVFTTLRTIEAKDLMSKNLEKLGKNLTPENIFSLLTIFSAIFLTPALYMDAHRWKDAYYYLMDNKQVLKVFGKHVLMSGVWFYLYNQLSFISLNRLNHITHAVASTVKRVFLILTSYFIFGTKFSFLGGVGSAMAVSGTFLYSIAKKKFG; this is encoded by the coding sequence ATGAACATGCTTATAAAAAGCGTAGTAATTGCGTTTGTTATCAATATACAAATACACATTGCAAAATGTATGAAACACGAgaaaaatgcatatttcTCAAATTCGCCTATAAATTTCCAGTATAATACTATAAATGAATTtagcaaaaataaaaaactcAAGACAAATGCTCAAAAAAcacataattttaataaaataccactttttataaataattataaaacagcctatgaaaaaattaacagaTCAAACGAAAACAGTTCAAATATAAGAAACATCCATAAATATAGTGtggaaaaaagaaaaattgtattaaaTGCTAAGAATAATCAACAAAACGAAGGAAAATTCGTTTTGTTTAATAATTCAGGCAAAAATAGTACAGGAAAttatggaaataaaaattatgaaagaaataaaaatgctaacgatatatcaaataatgGAGGAAGGAATGACGGAAATGTAGGAAATGCAGAAAATGCATTGacaaataatacaaatattattaaagaAACTAGTGGAGGAACAAAAGATGgcattttaaataatattatagaaGGCGGTAAAACTATATCCTTGTTAAGTTTATGGTATGTGtgcaatattttttataatatagaaaataaaaaggctttaaatataatcaaTTTGCCAATTACCCTATCTGTGTTACAAATATACATAGGTTTGccactttttttaattccatggtttttaaaattaaaaaataaaccagaattattttatgatgaaaatgaaatgaaaaaaataagtcaAAGTGATCgaaattttataatgaaaGGATTTcaaagatatatattatttttaaaaaaatatagtagCATTATGAAACAAAGTATATACCATGGATATACCCATCTATTATCAGTTATTGCTATGGGGGCTGGTGCTATTAGTTTTGTTCACATTGTTAAAGCTTTAGGGCCATTATTTGCCGCTTTTTTCTCATTTGCTTTAACAAACACTAGAATGTCGATTTACACTTATTCATCTTTGATCCCAATAGTATTGGGCGTATCCTTAGCTTCAATAAAAGAATTATCATTTACTTATAAAGCATTATATTCAACATTAGTAGCAAATGTATTTACAACACTTCGAACCATAGAAGCCAAAGACTTAATGAGTAAAAATCTTGAAAAACTAGGAAAAAATCTCACTccagaaaatattttttcacttctaactattttttcggctatatttttaaccCCCGCATTGTATATGGATGCACATAGATGGAAAGATgcctattattatttaatggATAATAAACAAGTTTTAAAAGTTTTTGGAAAACATGTTTTAATGTCAGGTGTAtggttttatttatataaccaactatcatttatttcattaaacAGATTAAATCATATTACCCATGCAGTTGCAAGTACGGTTAAAAGAgtgtttttaatattaactagctattttattttcggaacgaaattttcttttcttgGAGGAGTCGGCTCAGCTATGGCTGTAAGTGGCACATTCCTTTATTCAATTGCGAAGAAAAAATTTGGCTAA